From a single Sediminibacterium sp. KACHI17 genomic region:
- the glp gene encoding gephyrin-like molybdotransferase Glp: MISVSEARSIIQKYISALPAKPMMLHEALGFFIAADIFSTVDIPAYPQSSMDGYAFSFEDWKRLTALSVHGEMAAGSQNAQSLIAETAVRIFTGAAVPEGADTVVMQEKTKVENGQLNITDEQLQQGANVRLKGSEIKAGELALPAGTLLTPAAIGFLAGIGITEVMVYPSPSVSIIITGNELQKPGHSLKYGQVYDANSFSLSAALRQCGVDQIRIIQVPDVIERLNEALSDALQQSDLVLLTGGVSVGDYDFVLQSAQHCGITTRFHKLKQRPGKPLFFGTKEHQLIFGLPGNPSSVLTCFYMYVLPVIHGLKGKPHVLKKQQVPIAQTYQKNTQLTHFLKGWYDGNNATPLGAQESYRMRSFAEANCLIEIDEQVTKLNEGDLVTIHLLSN, translated from the coding sequence ATGATCAGTGTTTCAGAAGCCCGGAGCATCATTCAAAAATACATAAGCGCCTTACCGGCTAAGCCCATGATGCTACATGAGGCATTGGGGTTTTTCATTGCTGCGGATATTTTTTCAACGGTTGATATCCCTGCCTATCCCCAATCTTCTATGGATGGTTATGCATTTTCTTTTGAAGATTGGAAGAGACTGACAGCGCTCTCTGTGCATGGAGAAATGGCAGCGGGTAGTCAGAATGCTCAATCATTGATTGCTGAAACGGCTGTGCGCATCTTTACTGGAGCGGCAGTGCCTGAAGGTGCGGATACTGTTGTGATGCAGGAAAAAACAAAAGTAGAGAATGGGCAGTTGAATATCACAGATGAGCAATTACAACAAGGAGCTAATGTGCGATTGAAAGGTTCTGAAATAAAAGCCGGAGAACTGGCTTTGCCTGCTGGCACATTACTTACACCCGCAGCCATAGGTTTTTTAGCAGGTATCGGAATTACGGAAGTGATGGTATACCCATCACCATCGGTTAGTATCATCATTACCGGCAATGAATTGCAAAAACCCGGACATTCATTGAAATATGGACAAGTATACGATGCCAACTCCTTTTCTCTATCAGCGGCTTTGCGTCAATGCGGAGTTGATCAAATTCGGATCATTCAAGTGCCGGATGTGATCGAGCGTCTCAATGAAGCTTTATCAGATGCATTACAACAAAGTGATTTGGTATTATTAACAGGAGGGGTAAGTGTAGGGGATTATGATTTTGTACTGCAATCTGCACAACACTGTGGTATCACAACAAGATTTCATAAACTCAAGCAAAGACCCGGTAAGCCTTTATTCTTTGGAACGAAGGAGCATCAACTGATTTTCGGGTTGCCCGGAAATCCTTCTTCGGTACTTACTTGTTTTTATATGTATGTTTTACCAGTGATTCACGGATTGAAAGGGAAGCCTCATGTTTTGAAAAAACAACAAGTACCAATAGCCCAAACGTATCAGAAAAACACACAGCTCACCCATTTTTTAAAGGGCTGGTATGATGGAAACAATGCAACCCCATTGGGTGCACAGGAATCCTATCGTATGCGTTCATTCGCGGAAGCCAACTGTTTGATTGAAATAGATGAGCAAGTGACAAAATTGAATGAAGGTGATCTGGTTACAATTCATTTGTTGTCTAATTAA
- a CDS encoding sulfite exporter TauE/SafE family protein, with protein MDIGYIFFILLFIVAFLYASVGHGGASGYLALMVLFSVTPEVMKPTALLLNLFVSLTAFLQFYRGKHFVWKVFFPLALASVPMAFLGGLITIDALIYKKILGVLLLFSVIKFLLPSKSASVELRPFHFGGALIMGGVIGLLSGMIGIGGGIILSPLLLLFKWTDQKQTAAISALFIFVNSASGLMGQLTNGIQFSADMYGYVAVAFAGGLGGAYFGAMKFKQSMMQKILAVVLAVASYKLLFTAA; from the coding sequence ATGGATATAGGATATATTTTTTTTATACTGTTATTCATAGTTGCATTTCTCTATGCTTCTGTTGGACATGGAGGCGCCAGTGGATACCTCGCATTGATGGTTTTATTCAGTGTAACACCTGAAGTCATGAAACCAACGGCTTTATTGTTGAATCTTTTCGTTTCATTGACTGCTTTTCTGCAATTCTATCGGGGTAAACATTTTGTATGGAAAGTTTTTTTCCCGCTAGCATTGGCTTCCGTTCCTATGGCATTCTTGGGTGGATTGATAACCATTGATGCATTGATATATAAAAAAATACTGGGGGTGCTGTTGCTTTTTTCTGTGATCAAATTTTTACTTCCATCAAAATCTGCATCTGTTGAGTTAAGACCTTTTCATTTTGGCGGAGCGCTCATTATGGGGGGTGTGATCGGACTTTTATCCGGTATGATCGGAATCGGAGGCGGGATTATTCTTTCTCCATTATTGTTATTGTTTAAATGGACCGATCAAAAACAAACAGCAGCAATCAGCGCCTTATTTATTTTTGTGAATTCCGCGTCCGGATTGATGGGACAACTCACCAATGGTATTCAGTTCAGTGCTGATATGTATGGATATGTTGCCGTTGCATTCGCAGGTGGATTAGGTGGCGCTTATTTCGGAGCGATGAAATTTAAACAATCGATGATGCAGAAAATATTAGCGGTCGTATTAGCAGTGGCATCGTATAAATTATTATTTACAGCAGCTTAA
- a CDS encoding molybdopterin-binding protein — protein sequence MKYSILFMLLFSGKFLVAQHQAKPTDYFVVEGKVKTKLKFTLNDAVAYPSISLDSVVVYNHLVVKKSVLKNVKGVLLKDILAKSSFDINDPKPLSEYYFTCIASDGYKVVFSWNEIFNGPVGKQLIVITEADGINASAASQRIAIISPVDIATGRRYVHGLSKIIVGRVE from the coding sequence ATGAAATATTCTATTCTCTTTATGCTCTTGTTTAGTGGAAAATTTTTAGTGGCTCAGCATCAAGCTAAGCCTACTGATTATTTTGTAGTTGAGGGCAAAGTCAAGACAAAACTGAAATTCACCTTGAATGATGCAGTTGCTTATCCTAGTATTTCATTGGATAGTGTGGTTGTGTATAACCATTTGGTTGTAAAAAAATCAGTATTGAAAAATGTAAAAGGTGTTTTATTGAAAGATATTCTAGCTAAATCATCTTTTGACATCAATGATCCCAAGCCCTTGAGTGAATATTATTTTACTTGTATCGCATCCGATGGATATAAAGTTGTTTTTTCCTGGAATGAAATATTCAATGGTCCTGTTGGAAAACAACTCATTGTAATAACAGAAGCAGATGGAATTAATGCGTCCGCTGCTTCGCAACGAATTGCCATCATATCTCCTGTAGACATCGCTACCGGTAGAAGATATGTACATGGACTATCGAAAATCATTGTTGGTAGGGTTGAGTAA
- a CDS encoding MoaD/ThiS family protein — protein MKTSVLFFGQLIEIIGAKQLELEGHTDIQSLITMLHQQYPLLKQSKYVIAINQEVISHNRKLEENSVVAFMPPFSGG, from the coding sequence ATGAAAACGAGTGTGTTATTTTTTGGGCAATTGATTGAAATAATAGGAGCCAAGCAGTTGGAGCTGGAAGGGCATACGGATATTCAGTCTTTGATAACAATGCTTCATCAGCAATATCCTTTATTGAAACAATCAAAATATGTGATTGCGATCAATCAGGAAGTTATTTCACACAACCGAAAATTGGAAGAAAATAGTGTTGTAGCATTTATGCCACCTTTTTCCGGAGGATAA
- a CDS encoding HesA/MoeB/ThiF family protein, whose product MNKGSSYERYHRQMILPDFGTRAQKLLQESRVLVIGAGGLGCPILQYLTGAGVGCIGVVDGDQVSLSNLHRQILFTVDDIGLNKADVAVTRLRQLNPEISIESIPTTLTNQNAFDIMDRFDIIVDGTDNFATRYMINDACVLLQKTLVYGAVSRYEGQVAVFNHLLSSGERSANYRDIFPEPPKDGSVLNCADAGVLGVLPGIIGTMQAAEVIKLITGIGELLVNRLLTYQFNDHQAFTVKISKQEQTASWIPANQKAFKAMDYVWLCSSPKQSLEIDAAEFDQLTRQGNIDIVDVRELHELPIVQEFSHLRIPLATMKDAIGQLKSDTVVVFCQSGKRSLQAAQELTTLWGDAKKVYSLQGGILSWITFVQKK is encoded by the coding sequence ATGAACAAAGGATCATCATATGAACGCTATCACAGACAAATGATCTTACCCGATTTTGGGACAAGAGCGCAAAAACTTTTGCAGGAATCAAGGGTATTGGTGATTGGTGCAGGTGGACTTGGATGCCCAATTTTGCAATATCTTACCGGTGCAGGGGTGGGTTGTATTGGGGTTGTAGATGGAGATCAGGTATCATTGAGTAATCTGCATCGACAAATTCTATTTACTGTCGATGATATTGGTTTGAACAAAGCGGATGTGGCTGTAACGCGATTACGTCAATTGAATCCGGAAATATCTATTGAATCTATTCCCACTACTTTGACCAATCAAAATGCGTTTGATATCATGGATCGTTTTGATATCATCGTGGATGGCACCGATAATTTTGCTACAAGGTACATGATCAATGATGCTTGTGTGTTGTTGCAAAAGACATTGGTGTATGGAGCTGTGTCTCGATATGAAGGTCAGGTAGCTGTATTTAATCATCTCTTATCAAGCGGGGAGCGTTCTGCCAATTACAGAGATATCTTCCCGGAACCTCCAAAAGACGGTTCTGTTTTAAATTGTGCGGATGCAGGCGTATTAGGTGTATTGCCTGGTATCATCGGTACAATGCAGGCCGCTGAAGTGATCAAACTCATCACAGGTATTGGAGAGCTATTGGTCAATCGGCTATTGACTTATCAGTTTAATGATCATCAAGCATTCACAGTCAAAATATCGAAACAAGAGCAAACAGCTTCATGGATACCTGCGAATCAAAAAGCTTTCAAAGCAATGGATTATGTATGGCTTTGTTCATCTCCAAAACAGTCTTTGGAAATTGATGCAGCCGAATTTGATCAGTTAACAAGGCAGGGTAATATTGACATTGTTGATGTGCGAGAGTTACATGAACTACCCATCGTGCAGGAATTTAGTCATTTACGCATTCCTCTTGCCACTATGAAAGACGCAATCGGGCAACTTAAAAGTGATACAGTTGTTGTATTTTGTCAGTCCGGTAAACGAAGCCTTCAGGCGGCACAAGAGTTGACTACTTTATGGGGGGATGCCAAAAAAGTATATAGTTTACAGGGTGGGATCCTCTCATGGATCACATTTGTTCAAAAGAAATAG
- a CDS encoding molybdenum cofactor biosynthesis protein MoaE: MKERTPKNIFVQGAISSGFIADSIQKHSTKKEIGGHSIFMGQVRADEINGKKVVAIEYTAYEEMALQKMHEIREAVFAEYPLTCMHVYHSLGKVLAGEICLFVFTSSAHRKAATEACSVLVERIKAELPVWGAEILEDETHQWKVNQ; this comes from the coding sequence ATGAAAGAACGTACACCTAAAAATATTTTCGTTCAGGGTGCTATCAGTAGCGGATTCATCGCGGATAGTATTCAGAAGCATAGCACCAAAAAGGAGATCGGTGGGCATAGCATTTTTATGGGCCAAGTACGAGCAGATGAAATAAACGGAAAGAAAGTTGTTGCGATCGAATATACTGCGTATGAAGAAATGGCTTTGCAAAAGATGCATGAGATCCGGGAAGCCGTTTTTGCAGAATACCCGCTTACCTGTATGCATGTATATCACAGCTTAGGCAAAGTGTTAGCGGGAGAGATCTGTTTATTTGTATTTACTTCGTCAGCTCACCGAAAGGCAGCAACAGAAGCCTGTTCAGTATTGGTAGAAAGAATCAAAGCTGAGCTACCGGTTTGGGGCGCGGAAATACTGGAAGATGAAACACATCAATGGAAAGTGAATCAATAA
- the moaCB gene encoding bifunctional molybdenum cofactor biosynthesis protein MoaC/MoaB, producing the protein MVDITSKSNTLRQAIATATVTVSKQETIDAILQKKVPKGDVFEFSRAAGLLAIKKTSDVIPDCHPLPIEFAAIRHEVNGMSILISVEVHTIYKTGVEVEAMHGASVTALTMYDMLKPLDKGVEISNIRLQQKTGGKSDKSIVDGSSIRTAVIVCSDTVSAGKQEDVSGKTAIQKLASWGIHVSRYEIIPDEYDRIQQMVKDLSDERYQLILFSGGTGLSPRDVTPEAIEPLIDRPIPGIMETARQYGQQRTPFAMLSRGVAGFVKDSLVITLPGSVKGVAETMDALFPQILHVFKVVDGSRHT; encoded by the coding sequence ATGGTAGATATCACATCAAAATCAAATACACTGCGACAAGCCATTGCAACTGCTACTGTAACAGTATCAAAGCAAGAGACCATTGATGCGATCCTTCAAAAAAAGGTACCCAAGGGAGATGTATTTGAATTCTCACGTGCAGCAGGTTTATTGGCAATTAAAAAAACCAGTGATGTTATTCCGGATTGTCATCCGCTTCCCATAGAGTTTGCAGCGATTCGTCATGAAGTCAATGGTATGAGTATTCTGATCTCTGTAGAAGTGCATACCATTTATAAAACCGGGGTAGAAGTAGAGGCTATGCATGGTGCATCCGTAACGGCGCTGACCATGTATGATATGTTAAAACCATTGGATAAAGGAGTAGAGATATCCAATATTCGCCTTCAACAAAAAACAGGAGGCAAATCAGATAAATCTATTGTTGATGGTTCGTCTATTCGCACGGCTGTTATTGTTTGTTCTGATACTGTTTCGGCAGGAAAGCAAGAAGATGTTTCCGGAAAAACAGCAATCCAGAAGTTAGCGTCATGGGGTATTCATGTTTCACGCTATGAAATCATTCCGGATGAGTATGATCGTATACAACAAATGGTCAAAGACTTATCAGACGAAAGATATCAGTTGATCTTATTTAGTGGAGGAACTGGTTTGTCACCCAGAGATGTTACACCTGAAGCTATTGAACCTTTGATTGATCGCCCTATTCCCGGAATCATGGAAACGGCCAGGCAGTACGGTCAGCAACGAACACCTTTTGCAATGTTATCAAGAGGCGTGGCAGGGTTTGTGAAAGACAGCCTTGTGATCACGTTACCCGGTTCTGTTAAAGGAGTAGCCGAAACAATGGATGCATTGTTTCCACAAATTTTACATGTATTCAAAGTGGTGGATGGTAGTCGCCATACCTGA
- a CDS encoding (2Fe-2S)-binding protein: protein MPKYTLSVNNKQLSVEVDADTPLLWVLRDHLNLVGTKYGCGVAQCGACTIHYNGSPVRSCQLPISAVGPGKVVTIEGLSENGDHPLQKAWIEMDVAQCGYCQAGQIMAAAALLKKNPHPSDEEIDTTITNICRCGTNVRIRKAIHLAASKGGKS, encoded by the coding sequence ATGCCAAAGTATACGCTCTCCGTCAACAACAAACAATTGTCTGTTGAAGTCGATGCAGATACCCCGCTCTTATGGGTGCTGCGAGATCATTTGAATCTGGTTGGAACCAAGTATGGATGTGGGGTTGCACAATGTGGAGCCTGTACCATTCATTACAATGGCAGTCCTGTTCGTTCTTGTCAGTTACCCATTTCTGCCGTTGGTCCAGGTAAAGTGGTGACCATTGAGGGATTGAGTGAAAATGGAGATCATCCTTTACAAAAAGCTTGGATCGAAATGGATGTAGCGCAATGTGGATATTGCCAGGCTGGACAAATCATGGCCGCTGCAGCATTGCTGAAAAAAAATCCCCATCCATCAGACGAAGAGATCGATACAACGATCACCAATATCTGTCGATGTGGTACCAATGTTCGTATACGTAAAGCCATTCACCTGGCTGCATCAAAAGGAGGTAAGTCATGA
- a CDS encoding molybdopterin cofactor-binding domain-containing protein — MSIPSVSRRNFLRVSMIAGGGMLVGFSALSNSETADAEATPFSPNAYIKISPDGKITLMSPNPEIGQGVKTSLVMLIAEEMNVDWQTIEVEIAPLDAKYGSQTTGGSGAIRSRYMPLRQAGATAKAMLVAAAADTWGVAVADCSAENGFVIHKATGKKLSYGGLATKAAGMPVPSNVPLKDPKDFKIIGTRIKDVDAKAIVTGKPLFGIDTRREGMLFAVVARPPAHGKKLQSFDDSAALKVNGVKKVVQVKNSVAVLATSTWAAMKGRTALKITWEDASKLESTTDHDKAFRELLSKSAATPNRNDGDVEAAMTSATKVLDVMYEVPVLSHAQMEPLNFYADVRDGKAELYGPTQVPQNLVTTVAKELNIPVANVSLGLPRQGGGFGRKLRPDNGVEAALISQAAQCPVQVQWTREDDMQNDFYRPSGMFRFKAAIKDGNLEAWHQSFASLSNGRSPDTYPAGAVKNLKIESHSLPTNIPTGPWRAPTHNVQAFANECFMDEVATELKKDPVAFRLELLKKAKEQPVGKLAYDPDKFISVIELVAKMCNWGITPANTYRGFSTWFSFNSYVAQVVEIQMLKGKPRITKVYCAVHCGKVVNVSGAENQVQGAVVDGLGHAVYTKLTFNNGAAVQTNFGPYNFVRMRNTPLDVVVQFVPSEENPTGLGEPGLPPVAPALANALFAATGKRFRKMPFVDEIQFA; from the coding sequence ATGAGTATTCCATCAGTATCCAGAAGAAATTTTTTAAGGGTCAGCATGATCGCCGGTGGTGGTATGCTGGTTGGTTTTTCTGCTTTGAGTAATTCAGAGACTGCAGATGCAGAGGCTACTCCGTTTTCTCCCAATGCCTATATCAAAATCTCTCCCGACGGAAAGATCACATTGATGTCTCCCAATCCTGAAATTGGCCAGGGTGTGAAAACATCATTGGTCATGTTGATCGCGGAAGAGATGAATGTGGATTGGCAAACAATTGAAGTAGAGATCGCACCATTAGATGCCAAGTATGGTAGTCAAACCACAGGAGGCAGTGGTGCTATCAGAAGCAGATACATGCCACTCAGGCAAGCAGGTGCTACCGCAAAAGCGATGTTGGTTGCTGCAGCAGCAGATACATGGGGTGTTGCAGTAGCAGATTGTTCTGCAGAAAATGGTTTTGTGATCCATAAAGCAACCGGTAAAAAACTTTCTTATGGAGGGCTTGCTACCAAAGCTGCAGGAATGCCGGTACCAAGCAATGTTCCTTTAAAAGATCCAAAAGATTTCAAGATCATTGGAACAAGGATCAAAGATGTTGATGCAAAAGCGATCGTTACCGGTAAACCATTATTTGGTATTGATACAAGACGTGAAGGAATGTTATTCGCAGTGGTGGCAAGACCACCGGCTCACGGAAAGAAATTGCAATCCTTTGATGATAGTGCTGCATTGAAAGTAAATGGTGTCAAGAAAGTTGTTCAAGTGAAAAATAGTGTCGCTGTTTTAGCAACTTCAACATGGGCTGCCATGAAGGGGAGAACAGCTTTAAAGATCACTTGGGAAGATGCTTCCAAATTAGAAAGCACAACAGATCATGATAAAGCATTCCGCGAACTTTTGAGCAAGTCAGCGGCAACACCCAATCGAAATGATGGGGATGTTGAAGCAGCTATGACATCTGCTACAAAAGTGTTGGATGTGATGTATGAAGTACCAGTATTATCACACGCACAAATGGAGCCGTTGAATTTCTATGCAGATGTAAGAGACGGGAAAGCAGAATTGTATGGCCCAACACAAGTACCACAAAACCTGGTTACCACTGTAGCCAAAGAATTGAATATCCCCGTTGCAAATGTGTCATTAGGCTTACCCAGACAAGGCGGAGGTTTCGGAAGAAAGCTGCGTCCGGATAATGGTGTTGAAGCTGCATTGATCTCTCAGGCGGCGCAATGTCCGGTTCAAGTACAATGGACACGTGAGGATGATATGCAGAATGATTTTTATCGTCCAAGTGGCATGTTTCGTTTTAAAGCTGCTATCAAAGATGGTAATCTGGAAGCATGGCATCAATCATTCGCATCTCTGAGCAATGGCAGAAGTCCGGATACATATCCTGCCGGTGCCGTGAAAAATTTGAAGATCGAAAGTCATAGTTTACCAACAAATATTCCTACAGGTCCATGGCGTGCACCGACGCACAATGTTCAGGCATTTGCCAATGAATGTTTTATGGATGAAGTAGCTACAGAACTGAAAAAAGATCCGGTAGCATTTCGATTGGAATTGTTGAAGAAAGCCAAAGAACAACCGGTTGGTAAACTGGCGTATGATCCTGATAAATTTATCAGTGTGATAGAACTGGTTGCTAAAATGTGTAACTGGGGTATAACGCCTGCTAATACTTACAGAGGATTCTCTACTTGGTTTTCGTTCAACAGTTATGTTGCACAAGTGGTGGAGATACAAATGCTGAAGGGTAAACCTCGTATCACAAAAGTATATTGTGCGGTACATTGTGGTAAAGTTGTCAATGTCAGTGGTGCCGAAAATCAGGTACAGGGCGCAGTAGTGGATGGATTGGGGCATGCGGTGTATACCAAATTAACTTTCAATAATGGTGCTGCTGTACAAACCAATTTTGGTCCATACAATTTTGTAAGGATGCGTAATACGCCATTAGATGTAGTAGTACAATTTGTGCCATCAGAAGAAAATCCAACCGGATTGGGTGAGCCAGGATTACCTCCCGTAGCACCTGCATTAGCAAATGCCCTGTTTGCTGCAACCGGAAAGCGATTCAGAAAGATGCCATTTGTGGATGAGATTCAGTTTGCCTGA
- a CDS encoding DUF4197 domain-containing protein — protein MKRVFTLAFLIISFQALQAQGLGGLLNKAKSVVGGNQTGLSNDDIVSGLKEALVTGSTKGASLLSQTDGFFANAALKILLPPEAQKIERTLRSVGLGKQVDDAILSMNRAAEDACKSAAPIFSNAIKQMSFQDAVGILKGSDTAATAYLKAKTTSPLTEAFRPVIESSLQKVDATKHWNTLITSYNKLPLVKDKLNPDLSAYVTERALSGIFYQVAVEEKEIRKNPLARTSDILKKVFGAK, from the coding sequence GATTACTAAACAAAGCCAAATCTGTTGTTGGTGGTAACCAAACGGGTTTGAGCAATGATGATATCGTATCCGGACTTAAAGAGGCACTGGTGACAGGCTCCACAAAAGGTGCAAGTCTTTTATCACAGACAGATGGTTTTTTTGCGAATGCCGCACTCAAAATATTATTACCACCGGAAGCGCAGAAAATTGAGAGAACACTTAGAAGTGTGGGCTTAGGCAAACAAGTAGATGATGCCATACTGAGTATGAACCGCGCCGCAGAGGATGCGTGTAAGAGTGCAGCACCTATTTTTTCAAATGCGATTAAACAAATGAGTTTTCAGGATGCAGTTGGTATTTTAAAAGGATCTGATACTGCTGCCACAGCATATTTAAAGGCTAAAACCACTTCACCGCTTACTGAAGCATTTCGTCCGGTGATAGAAAGCTCTTTACAAAAAGTAGACGCTACCAAACACTGGAATACATTGATCACAAGCTATAATAAACTACCACTGGTAAAAGACAAACTCAATCCCGATCTATCTGCTTACGTTACTGAACGTGCGCTGAGTGGTATTTTTTATCAGGTAGCTGTTGAAGAAAAAGAAATCAGAAAAAATCCGCTGGCAAGAACGAGTGATATTTTGAAGAAAGTATTTGGCGCTAAGTAG